One part of the Raphanus sativus cultivar WK10039 chromosome 7, ASM80110v3, whole genome shotgun sequence genome encodes these proteins:
- the LOC130498109 gene encoding uncharacterized protein LOC130498109 has product MSSVHNIVLFKDRAMASQAKPRDNLLVIELTIQDIDVARILVDTGCSANIIYKITHERMGIDLNIVTDDPSPVVGLSGNTTMTLGSIDLSVKAGSVTKNVEFLVVDGPTAYNVIVGTPWLNSMRAIPSTFHLCLKFPNPSGVETIQGDREVSQVCLDAGLKGKNSEIETPRKSKRFTNQHCKTPRRSPGSQKEVKP; this is encoded by the coding sequence ATGTCGTCTGTCCACAACATCGTGTTGTTCAAGGATCGAGCAATGGCTAGTCAAGCCAAACCTCGCGACAACCTCCTCGTAATCGAACTTACGAttcaggacatcgacgtagcgagaatattggtagACACCGGATGTTCGGCCAATATTATCTATAAGATTACCCACGAGAGAATGGGGATCGATCTAAACATTGTCACAGACGATCCCAGTCCAGTAGTTGGACTCTCCGGAAACActacaatgaccctcggctcgatTGATCTCTCAGTCAAAGCCGGGAGCGTCACTAAAAATGTGGAATTCCTGGTGGTCGACGGTCCGACAGCGTATAATGTGATTGTCGGAACTCCATGGTTGAATTCCATGCGGGCGATCCCCTCAACATTCCACCTTTGCCTCAAATTTCCAAATCCTTCCGGGGTCGAAACAATACAAGGGGATCGGGAAGTATCGCAAGTCTGCCTAGACGCTGggttaaaaggaaaaaattcCGAGATCGAAACCCCCCGAAAAAGCAAACGGTTCACGAACCAGCATTGCAAGACTCCTCGGAGGTCTCCTGGCAGTCAAAAAGAGGTAAAGCCCTAG
- the LOC130498110 gene encoding uncharacterized protein LOC130498110 → MDAYDSSKIYKERTKAFHDKNILRREFKAGDQALLYNSKLKLFPGKLKSRWTGPYKIKKVRPYGAVVLWDKKGMEFVVIGQRIKQYMARIPKEDGTLTPLSDPSIT, encoded by the coding sequence ATGGATGCTTATGATAGCTCAAAGATCTACAAGGAGAGGACTAAGGCTTTTCATGACAAGAATATCTTGAGGAGAGAGTTCAAAGCTGGAGATCAAGCGCTACTCTACAACTCTAAGCTGAAATTGTTTCCCGGGAAGCTCAAGTCTAGATGGACGGGACCTTACAAGATTAAAAAAGTGAGGCCATATGGAGCTGTTGTGCTATGGGACAAGAAGGGAATGGAATTTGTTGTTATCGGTCAAAGAATCAAGCAATACATGGCCAGAATACCAAAGGAGGATGGGACATTAACCCCACTCTCTGATCCTTCCATTACCTAA